Proteins found in one Nitrosopumilus maritimus SCM1 genomic segment:
- the rdgB gene encoding RdgB/HAM1 family non-canonical purine NTP pyrophosphatase codes for MHKSFDLYFVSSNSHKYKEAKNILDSFGIKLGFLKLTLEEIQSNSLKEIAENKAKDAFSKCKKPIIIEDDGLFIDSLNGFPGPYSSYVFRTIGNNGILKLLSSKRNAKFVSLITYCDKKNLKTFDAKLDGTISKSQKGKGWGYDPIFIPKNSRKTFAEINHKNELSHRFKALKKFSNWYLHKLESNDR; via the coding sequence ATGCACAAGTCGTTTGATCTATACTTTGTATCCTCAAACTCTCACAAATACAAAGAGGCAAAAAATATTCTAGATTCCTTTGGAATAAAATTAGGTTTTCTCAAATTAACTTTGGAAGAAATCCAATCCAATTCTCTAAAAGAGATTGCAGAAAACAAAGCTAAAGATGCATTTTCTAAATGTAAAAAACCAATAATTATTGAAGATGATGGTTTATTCATTGATTCTTTGAATGGGTTTCCAGGTCCTTATTCATCATATGTGTTCAGAACAATTGGCAACAATGGAATTCTAAAGCTACTTTCATCAAAAAGAAATGCAAAGTTTGTTTCTCTTATTACTTATTGTGATAAAAAAAATCTCAAAACTTTTGACGCAAAATTAGATGGTACTATTTCAAAATCTCAAAAGGGTAAGGGTTGGGGATATGATCCAATATTCATTCCAAAAAATTCTAGAAAAACTTTTGCAGAAATTAATCACAAAAATGAATTATCACACAGATTCAAAGCATTAAAAAAATTCTCTAATTGGTATTTACATAAGCTGGAATCCAACGATCGATAA